One genomic region from Augochlora pura isolate Apur16 chromosome 7, APUR_v2.2.1, whole genome shotgun sequence encodes:
- the LOC144473796 gene encoding carbohydrate sulfotransferase 4 isoform X3: MDVEIRPRLVKIQEPVTTYFRGSMENVTLSGIQEVVDQQRKAIQREMEDYKYPNGKYGVNASKLEDLVMEKGGRPMRSVILTSWRSGSTFLGDVVNAHPANFYHYEPLLDFGIVQIRGPPLADEALRNLESLLRCDFNNLDRYLDYGKTHPWVFNHNTHLWRQCQTHKKICWDPRFVSKFCKLFPFQSMKIVRLRLRAAEKLLDQEDLGLRLVLLVRDPRGILQSRKHREWCPTKPDCSDPALVCADMVSDFSAAARLIKKYPRTFRVVRYEDLSVDPYRHVKELYNFYGLDFHINVKRFLDTHTKNDVGGVSSTFRNSKVAPFHWRSDLDFEEVDEIQRVCAEAMQLWGYVIATNSTHQKEFDPLTDYRLQL; this comes from the exons ATG gATGTTGAGATAAGGCCCCGCCTCGTCAAAATTCAAGAGCCAGTAACG ACATATTTTAGGGGTTCCATGGAAAATGTCACGCTTTCTGGGATACAGGAGGTCGTGGACCAACAACGAAAAGCGATTCAAAGGGAAATGGAGGACTATAAATATCCTAATGGAAAATACGGTGTTAATGCTAG CAAATTGGAGGATCTGGTAATGGAGAAAGGTGGAAGACCAATGCGGAGCGTGATTCTAACAAGCTGGAGAAGTGGAAGCACATTTCTTGGTGACGTAGTGAACGCACATCCAGCTAACTTTTACCATTATGAACCATTACTCGACTTTGGAATCGTGCAAATTCGAGGACCTCCACTTGCAGATGAGGCTCTCAGAAATCTCGAATCTTTACTCAGATGTGATTTCAATAATCTCG ATCGGTATCTGGACTATGGTAAAACGCATCCTTGGGTCTTCAATCATAACACGCATTTGTGGAGGCAGTGTCAGACACACAAGAAGATTTGCTGGGATCCACGTTTCGTTTCCAAGTTTTGTAAACTATTCCCCTTTCagtcaatgaaaattgttcgtcTAAGGCTGCGTGCGGCGGAAAAACTTTTAGATCAAGAAGA TTTAGGCTTACGATTAGTTCTGTTGGTTCGCGATCCAAGGGGCATCTTGCAATCGCGAAAGCACCGAGAATGGTGTCCCACAAAACCAGATTGCTCGGATCCAGCATTAGTATGCGCCGACATGGTGTCTGATTTCAGTGCGGCAgcacgattaattaaaaaatatccacGTACTTTCAG GGTAGTACGTTACGAAGACTTATCCGTGGACCCCTATAGACACGTGAAGGagctatacaatttttatggtttGGACTttcatataaatgtaaaaagattTTTGGATACTCATACAAAGAACGACGTTGGCGGTGTATCGAGCACGTTCCGTAATTCTAAGGTCGCACCGTTCCATTGGCGGAGTGATCTAGACTTCGAGGAGGTGGATGAGATTCAAAGAGTATGTGCAGAAGCCATGCAGTTATGGGGCTACGTAATTGCCACGAACTCCACTCATCAAAAGGAGTTCGACCCTCTCACCGATTACCGTTTGCAATTGTGA
- the LOC144473796 gene encoding carbohydrate sulfotransferase 4 isoform X2 produces MSKLLSFYGLVGLASLCIFFLAFNQRYSSYLEHRLQPVISTYFRGSMENVTLSGIQEVVDQQRKAIQREMEDYKYPNGKYGVNASKLEDLVMEKGGRPMRSVILTSWRSGSTFLGDVVNAHPANFYHYEPLLDFGIVQIRGPPLADEALRNLESLLRCDFNNLDRYLDYGKTHPWVFNHNTHLWRQCQTHKKICWDPRFVSKFCKLFPFQSMKIVRLRLRAAEKLLDQEDLGLRLVLLVRDPRGILQSRKHREWCPTKPDCSDPALVCADMVSDFSAAARLIKKYPRTFRVVRYEDLSVDPYRHVKELYNFYGLDFHINVKRFLDTHTKNDVGGVSSTFRNSKVAPFHWRSDLDFEEVDEIQRVCAEAMQLWGYVIATNSTHQKEFDPLTDYRLQL; encoded by the exons ATGTCAAAACTGCTCAGCTTCTATGGTCTGGTAGGCCTGGCGTCCCTTTGCATCTTCTTCTTAGCATTTAACCAACGCTACAGCAGCTACCTCGAGCATCGACTGCAGCCAGTAATATCG ACATATTTTAGGGGTTCCATGGAAAATGTCACGCTTTCTGGGATACAGGAGGTCGTGGACCAACAACGAAAAGCGATTCAAAGGGAAATGGAGGACTATAAATATCCTAATGGAAAATACGGTGTTAATGCTAG CAAATTGGAGGATCTGGTAATGGAGAAAGGTGGAAGACCAATGCGGAGCGTGATTCTAACAAGCTGGAGAAGTGGAAGCACATTTCTTGGTGACGTAGTGAACGCACATCCAGCTAACTTTTACCATTATGAACCATTACTCGACTTTGGAATCGTGCAAATTCGAGGACCTCCACTTGCAGATGAGGCTCTCAGAAATCTCGAATCTTTACTCAGATGTGATTTCAATAATCTCG ATCGGTATCTGGACTATGGTAAAACGCATCCTTGGGTCTTCAATCATAACACGCATTTGTGGAGGCAGTGTCAGACACACAAGAAGATTTGCTGGGATCCACGTTTCGTTTCCAAGTTTTGTAAACTATTCCCCTTTCagtcaatgaaaattgttcgtcTAAGGCTGCGTGCGGCGGAAAAACTTTTAGATCAAGAAGA TTTAGGCTTACGATTAGTTCTGTTGGTTCGCGATCCAAGGGGCATCTTGCAATCGCGAAAGCACCGAGAATGGTGTCCCACAAAACCAGATTGCTCGGATCCAGCATTAGTATGCGCCGACATGGTGTCTGATTTCAGTGCGGCAgcacgattaattaaaaaatatccacGTACTTTCAG GGTAGTACGTTACGAAGACTTATCCGTGGACCCCTATAGACACGTGAAGGagctatacaatttttatggtttGGACTttcatataaatgtaaaaagattTTTGGATACTCATACAAAGAACGACGTTGGCGGTGTATCGAGCACGTTCCGTAATTCTAAGGTCGCACCGTTCCATTGGCGGAGTGATCTAGACTTCGAGGAGGTGGATGAGATTCAAAGAGTATGTGCAGAAGCCATGCAGTTATGGGGCTACGTAATTGCCACGAACTCCACTCATCAAAAGGAGTTCGACCCTCTCACCGATTACCGTTTGCAATTGTGA
- the LOC144473796 gene encoding carbohydrate sulfotransferase 4 isoform X1: MSKLLSFYGLVGLASLCIFFLAFNQRYSSYLEHRLQPVISDVEIRPRLVKIQEPVTTYFRGSMENVTLSGIQEVVDQQRKAIQREMEDYKYPNGKYGVNASKLEDLVMEKGGRPMRSVILTSWRSGSTFLGDVVNAHPANFYHYEPLLDFGIVQIRGPPLADEALRNLESLLRCDFNNLDRYLDYGKTHPWVFNHNTHLWRQCQTHKKICWDPRFVSKFCKLFPFQSMKIVRLRLRAAEKLLDQEDLGLRLVLLVRDPRGILQSRKHREWCPTKPDCSDPALVCADMVSDFSAAARLIKKYPRTFRVVRYEDLSVDPYRHVKELYNFYGLDFHINVKRFLDTHTKNDVGGVSSTFRNSKVAPFHWRSDLDFEEVDEIQRVCAEAMQLWGYVIATNSTHQKEFDPLTDYRLQL; the protein is encoded by the exons ATGTCAAAACTGCTCAGCTTCTATGGTCTGGTAGGCCTGGCGTCCCTTTGCATCTTCTTCTTAGCATTTAACCAACGCTACAGCAGCTACCTCGAGCATCGACTGCAGCCAGTAATATCG gATGTTGAGATAAGGCCCCGCCTCGTCAAAATTCAAGAGCCAGTAACG ACATATTTTAGGGGTTCCATGGAAAATGTCACGCTTTCTGGGATACAGGAGGTCGTGGACCAACAACGAAAAGCGATTCAAAGGGAAATGGAGGACTATAAATATCCTAATGGAAAATACGGTGTTAATGCTAG CAAATTGGAGGATCTGGTAATGGAGAAAGGTGGAAGACCAATGCGGAGCGTGATTCTAACAAGCTGGAGAAGTGGAAGCACATTTCTTGGTGACGTAGTGAACGCACATCCAGCTAACTTTTACCATTATGAACCATTACTCGACTTTGGAATCGTGCAAATTCGAGGACCTCCACTTGCAGATGAGGCTCTCAGAAATCTCGAATCTTTACTCAGATGTGATTTCAATAATCTCG ATCGGTATCTGGACTATGGTAAAACGCATCCTTGGGTCTTCAATCATAACACGCATTTGTGGAGGCAGTGTCAGACACACAAGAAGATTTGCTGGGATCCACGTTTCGTTTCCAAGTTTTGTAAACTATTCCCCTTTCagtcaatgaaaattgttcgtcTAAGGCTGCGTGCGGCGGAAAAACTTTTAGATCAAGAAGA TTTAGGCTTACGATTAGTTCTGTTGGTTCGCGATCCAAGGGGCATCTTGCAATCGCGAAAGCACCGAGAATGGTGTCCCACAAAACCAGATTGCTCGGATCCAGCATTAGTATGCGCCGACATGGTGTCTGATTTCAGTGCGGCAgcacgattaattaaaaaatatccacGTACTTTCAG GGTAGTACGTTACGAAGACTTATCCGTGGACCCCTATAGACACGTGAAGGagctatacaatttttatggtttGGACTttcatataaatgtaaaaagattTTTGGATACTCATACAAAGAACGACGTTGGCGGTGTATCGAGCACGTTCCGTAATTCTAAGGTCGCACCGTTCCATTGGCGGAGTGATCTAGACTTCGAGGAGGTGGATGAGATTCAAAGAGTATGTGCAGAAGCCATGCAGTTATGGGGCTACGTAATTGCCACGAACTCCACTCATCAAAAGGAGTTCGACCCTCTCACCGATTACCGTTTGCAATTGTGA